The following are encoded in a window of Actinomyces oris genomic DNA:
- a CDS encoding ABC transporter substrate-binding protein, giving the protein MRIRHHASLGLAATACLVLSGCTNAADWNANRSSQIHSFDTSSIQAQPDIIAKLPQGALEDGVLDVAASTDYAPAEFLDPSGTAVGYDVDLTNAIAAVLGVKGKVHTAEFDSIIASIGSKYDAGISSFTVTPERTAEVDMTAYINVGSRFNVQAGNPKGVESSDHLQLCGRTIGVQVGTAQETTMRDAADKCAQAGKPVLSVRSYSKQSEATTGLVGGTIDATYSDSTVAGYAVELTDGQIVTLGEIEDAAPQGVVTAKADPQFTAAIQAAIQYLMDHGIWQKILDNWGVKDAALTTAELNPAVKE; this is encoded by the coding sequence ATGAGGATCCGCCATCACGCCTCCCTCGGGCTGGCAGCCACCGCCTGCCTGGTCCTCAGCGGATGCACCAACGCCGCTGACTGGAACGCGAACCGGAGCTCGCAGATCCACTCCTTCGACACCTCGTCGATCCAGGCGCAGCCCGACATCATTGCCAAGCTCCCTCAGGGCGCCCTCGAGGACGGCGTCCTCGACGTGGCCGCCTCCACGGACTACGCGCCGGCCGAGTTCCTCGACCCCTCGGGCACGGCCGTGGGCTACGACGTCGACCTGACCAACGCGATCGCCGCCGTCCTGGGCGTCAAGGGCAAGGTGCACACCGCCGAGTTCGACTCCATCATCGCCTCGATCGGCTCGAAGTACGACGCCGGCATCTCCTCCTTCACCGTCACCCCCGAACGTACCGCGGAGGTCGACATGACCGCCTACATCAACGTGGGCTCGCGATTCAACGTCCAGGCCGGCAACCCCAAGGGCGTCGAGTCCTCCGACCACCTCCAGCTGTGCGGGCGGACCATCGGCGTCCAGGTGGGTACCGCCCAGGAGACCACCATGCGCGACGCCGCCGACAAGTGCGCGCAGGCGGGCAAGCCGGTTCTGTCCGTGCGTTCCTACTCCAAGCAGTCCGAGGCCACCACCGGCCTGGTGGGCGGCACCATCGACGCCACCTACTCCGACTCCACCGTGGCCGGCTACGCCGTCGAGCTGACCGACGGTCAGATCGTCACCCTCGGGGAGATCGAGGACGCCGCCCCCCAGGGGGTAGTGACCGCCAAGGCCGATCCGCAGTTCACCGCCGCGATCCAGGCCGCCATCCAGTACCTCATGGACCACGGCATCTGGCAGAAGATCCTGGACAACTGGGGCGTGAAGGACGCCGCCCTGACCACCGCAGAACTCAATCCCGCAGTGAAGGAGTGA